Proteins from a genomic interval of Actinoalloteichus hymeniacidonis:
- a CDS encoding MFS transporter, with protein MTTSTLDPSTRRRSLGPGAATALQAIILITFMAASSAPSPIYRIYQQQWDLAPSTLTILFGVYAASLLVALLVVGRISDHVGRKPTVLAALIGVSLAMVLFLVAENAGTVLVARVVQGLATGTATGALAAGLLDTARAHGGLINSVSPVAGMALGALGASLLVEFAPIPMRLVFLLLLVAFIGQAFALTVLPETAARRPGAVASLRPRIGVPPRARRTLFLVGPAAVAAWALGGFYLSLGPSLAQLVTGSDSALTGGLLVFTLTSSGAVAVFLLRSAAPRRLIRIGSSALLGGLAITLLGVSMGSALLFYPGTVLAGIGFGCGFLGAMRTLIPLAEPHERAGLMSTFYIVCYLGNCVPAVIAGIAANSIGVPAATGYFGAAVILLALVAFLGTLLRQDTPSTNPPPAA; from the coding sequence ATGACCACGTCCACGCTCGATCCATCCACGCGCCGCCGGAGTCTCGGTCCCGGCGCGGCTACCGCGTTACAGGCGATCATCTTGATCACCTTCATGGCCGCCTCCAGCGCGCCGAGCCCGATCTACCGCATCTACCAGCAGCAATGGGACCTCGCGCCCAGCACGCTGACGATCCTCTTCGGCGTCTACGCCGCTAGTCTGCTGGTCGCGCTGCTGGTGGTGGGGCGGATCTCCGACCATGTGGGTCGCAAACCCACCGTCCTCGCCGCGCTCATCGGCGTGAGCCTCGCGATGGTGCTGTTCCTGGTCGCCGAGAACGCGGGCACGGTGCTGGTCGCCCGAGTGGTGCAGGGGCTGGCCACCGGCACCGCGACGGGCGCGCTGGCCGCAGGCCTGCTCGACACCGCGCGCGCCCACGGCGGCCTGATCAACAGCGTGTCGCCGGTCGCCGGGATGGCGTTGGGCGCGCTCGGAGCGAGCCTGCTCGTCGAGTTCGCGCCCATTCCGATGCGGCTGGTCTTCCTGCTCCTATTGGTGGCGTTCATCGGCCAGGCGTTCGCACTCACGGTGCTACCCGAGACCGCCGCCCGGCGGCCGGGCGCGGTGGCCTCGTTGCGACCCAGGATCGGGGTGCCACCGAGAGCCCGCCGCACCCTGTTCCTGGTCGGCCCGGCAGCGGTGGCGGCGTGGGCGCTCGGAGGTTTCTATCTCTCCCTCGGGCCGTCGCTCGCCCAGCTGGTCACCGGCTCGGATTCCGCGTTGACCGGCGGACTGCTCGTGTTCACCCTCACCAGCAGCGGTGCCGTCGCGGTGTTCCTGTTGCGCTCGGCGGCACCGAGACGGCTGATCCGCATCGGCTCATCGGCACTGCTCGGCGGGCTGGCGATCACCCTGCTCGGGGTGAGCATGGGATCGGCACTGTTGTTCTATCCGGGCACCGTGCTGGCAGGCATCGGCTTCGGCTGCGGATTCCTCGGCGCGATGCGCACCCTCATCCCGCTGGCCGAACCACACGAGCGCGCCGGGCTGATGTCCACCTTCTACATCGTCTGCTACCTGGGCAATTGTGTTCCAGCCGTGATCGCGGGCATCGCCGCGAACTCCATCGGGGTGCCCGCGGCCACCGGCTACTTCGGTGCGGCCGTGATCCTGCTGGCGCTGGTGGCCTTCCTCGGAACCCTGCTCCGTCAGGACACCCCCAGCACGAACCCGCCGCCCGCCGCCTGA
- a CDS encoding Asp-tRNA(Asn)/Glu-tRNA(Gln) amidotransferase GatCAB subunit A gives MSEPYRLNLATAAQAIADLTLLPSELTESVLDRLDTVEDTVSAYATVTADSARQAAAVADGEIDALGPRSPLHGIPIGVKDLIDTAGIPTASGSLVHAGRVPTADAAVVESVQRAGAVSIGKTHTHEFAAGVRTPGTNNPWSPDRIVGGSSGGSAAAVASGTAIAALGTDTGGSIRIPAALCGVVGLKPTYGLVPTTGVTPLSWSLDHVGPIARTVADAATLLDAMAGHDPRDPASLAVTAENRRRLIGHELTGLRVGVPTEFFFDRVVDEVRDAVAAAIVALVDLGAIPVEVPIPMAHYAQAIRVGVLFPEAAELHRRSLRDSAAKYGDDVRTVLEAATLLPATDYLRAQRARRLLHHGWLEMFADIDVLATPTTPITAVPAEQDEVRWPDGSTETVTDALLRFTEPANLTGMPALTLPVGQDSAGLPIGMQLIGRPMEESRLIQVGAALEHAKGSAGTLAPL, from the coding sequence ATGAGCGAGCCCTACCGACTGAACCTCGCCACAGCCGCGCAGGCCATCGCCGATCTGACGCTCTTACCGAGTGAACTCACCGAATCGGTGCTCGATCGGCTCGACACGGTCGAGGACACCGTCTCGGCCTACGCCACCGTGACCGCCGACTCCGCCCGGCAGGCGGCGGCCGTGGCCGACGGCGAGATCGACGCGTTGGGCCCGCGCAGCCCACTGCACGGAATCCCGATCGGGGTAAAGGACCTCATCGACACCGCCGGAATCCCGACGGCCTCGGGTTCCCTGGTGCATGCCGGGCGCGTTCCGACGGCGGATGCGGCCGTGGTCGAGTCGGTGCAGCGGGCGGGCGCGGTGTCGATCGGCAAGACCCACACGCACGAGTTCGCCGCAGGCGTCCGTACTCCCGGCACCAACAACCCGTGGTCGCCGGACCGCATCGTGGGTGGCTCCAGCGGTGGGTCGGCGGCGGCGGTGGCCAGTGGGACGGCGATCGCCGCGCTCGGCACCGATACCGGCGGGTCGATTCGGATTCCCGCCGCGTTGTGCGGCGTCGTCGGTCTCAAACCGACCTACGGGCTAGTCCCCACCACCGGAGTCACCCCGCTGAGCTGGTCGCTGGATCATGTCGGCCCGATCGCCCGCACCGTCGCGGACGCCGCGACCCTGCTGGATGCCATGGCGGGCCACGATCCGCGTGATCCGGCGAGCCTCGCGGTGACGGCCGAGAACCGACGGCGACTGATCGGGCACGAGTTGACGGGTCTGCGGGTGGGTGTGCCGACAGAGTTCTTCTTCGACCGGGTGGTCGACGAGGTGCGGGATGCGGTGGCGGCCGCCATCGTCGCCCTCGTCGACCTCGGCGCCATCCCGGTGGAGGTGCCGATTCCGATGGCGCACTATGCCCAGGCCATCCGCGTCGGGGTTCTGTTCCCCGAGGCCGCCGAGCTGCACCGGCGCAGCCTGCGCGACTCGGCGGCGAAGTACGGCGACGACGTCCGCACCGTGTTGGAGGCGGCGACCCTGCTGCCCGCCACGGACTATCTGCGGGCGCAGCGCGCACGACGACTACTCCACCACGGCTGGCTGGAGATGTTCGCCGACATCGACGTGCTCGCGACGCCCACCACGCCGATCACGGCCGTCCCCGCCGAACAGGATGAGGTGCGCTGGCCCGATGGCAGCACCGAGACGGTCACCGACGCGCTGCTGCGTTTCACCGAGCCTGCCAACCTGACCGGAATGCCGGCCTTGACCCTGCCGGTCGGGCAGGATTCCGCCGGACTACCGATCGGAATGCAGCTGATCGGCCGGCCGATGGAGGAGTCGAGGCTGATCCAGGTGGGCGCGGCTCTCGAACACGCCAAGGGATCGGCGGGCACCCTGGCTCCGCTCTGA
- a CDS encoding TetR/AcrR family transcriptional regulator produces the protein MSPREAIRPGGRSARVQSAVHDATRELLAEVGRAELTVPMIAARAGVTSSTIYRRWGDLRQLLSDVAVERLRPETPPEDTGSLRTDLLRWAEQYLEESGSPTGKAYLLDVLAANADPSNQFQCSRFNQRQIGHIVDRAIARGEPAPEVDTVLDHVVAPTIYRILFGTELPPVEWVRGLVSSVLEGLTVKEVR, from the coding sequence GTGAGTCCGAGAGAGGCCATTCGCCCGGGTGGGCGCAGTGCCAGGGTGCAGAGCGCCGTACACGACGCGACCCGTGAACTCCTGGCCGAGGTCGGCCGTGCCGAACTCACGGTGCCGATGATCGCCGCCCGTGCGGGTGTCACCAGCTCGACGATCTACCGGCGCTGGGGCGATCTGCGGCAGCTGCTCTCCGACGTCGCCGTCGAACGGCTGCGGCCCGAGACGCCACCGGAGGACACCGGTTCGCTTCGCACCGACCTGCTGCGCTGGGCCGAGCAGTACCTGGAGGAGTCCGGTTCGCCCACCGGCAAGGCCTACCTGCTCGACGTGCTCGCCGCCAACGCCGACCCGAGCAATCAGTTCCAATGCTCCCGGTTCAACCAACGCCAGATCGGCCACATCGTGGACCGAGCCATCGCGCGCGGAGAGCCTGCCCCGGAGGTGGACACGGTGTTGGATCACGTCGTCGCCCCGACCATCTACCGAATCCTGTTCGGCACCGAACTACCGCCGGTCGAGTGGGTGCGC
- a CDS encoding ATP-binding cassette domain-containing protein: MSPTQHNGHRDHAGYLDHIEITGARENNLKNISLRIPKRQLTVVTGVSGSGKSSLVFDTIAAEAQRQLNETFTTFVRNRLPRHGRPEVDTVDNLSAAIVVDQKRIVGNSRSTVGTITDTYALLRLLFSRVGMPYVGSSNAFSFNDPAGMCPECEGLGRKVTLDLAVFLDRTRSLNDGALLHPNFAVGGWYWKLYANSGLFDNDKALIDYTESEWQTLLYGTDAKVALEWAGGEIDSRYEGLVERFTRVYLKKDPGEMSDRNRAILERFVTPATCPTCHGARLNPAALGCTIDGRNIAELADLEVVDLIGVIAATSTVNAEPVVASLLERLGDLIDIGLGYLSLNRETSTLSGGEAQRIKTVRHLGSSLTEMIYIFDEPSIGLHPRDVIRLTGLLRRLRDKGNTVLVVEHDRDVIEIADHVVDIGPGAGADGGEVVYSGEVSGLAGAPTPTGTHLRRRMPIKAVFRTPTHSMPIEHATRHNLDDVGVDLPAGVFTVVTGVAGSGKSTLINEVFLAAHPDAIVIDQAAVGVSLRSTPATYTGMMDEIRKLFAKVNGVRPALFSGNSAGACPECQGLGIIYTDLAFMDGLKSTCERCAGSRFRPEVLEHRVRGRSIADVLRMRAAEAAEFFVEKRIQQIVQAMIDVGLDYLTLGQPMSTLSGGECQRIKLATELHKSGTVYVMDEPTTGLHMADVAHLLGIIDRLVDRGNSVIVIEHDLDVVKNADWVVDLGPEGGSAGGRVLFEGTPADLLGTAGSHTAAFLRQDLGLPPMTI, translated from the coding sequence TTGTCACCTACCCAGCACAACGGCCACCGAGACCACGCCGGCTACCTCGACCACATCGAGATCACCGGCGCTCGCGAGAACAACCTGAAGAACATCTCCCTGCGCATCCCGAAACGGCAGCTCACCGTGGTCACCGGTGTGTCCGGCTCGGGGAAGTCCTCGTTGGTGTTCGACACGATCGCCGCCGAGGCCCAGCGGCAACTCAACGAGACCTTCACGACCTTCGTGCGTAACCGGTTGCCCCGCCATGGCAGACCCGAGGTCGACACCGTCGACAACCTCTCGGCCGCCATCGTGGTCGATCAGAAGCGGATCGTCGGCAACTCACGGTCGACCGTCGGCACCATCACCGACACCTATGCGCTGCTGCGATTGTTGTTCTCGCGGGTGGGCATGCCCTACGTCGGCTCCTCCAACGCCTTCTCGTTCAACGATCCGGCGGGCATGTGCCCGGAATGCGAGGGCCTCGGCCGCAAGGTCACACTCGACCTGGCGGTGTTCCTCGACCGGACGCGATCCCTGAACGACGGTGCGCTGCTGCATCCCAACTTCGCCGTCGGTGGCTGGTACTGGAAGCTCTACGCCAACTCCGGGCTCTTCGACAACGACAAGGCGCTGATCGACTACACCGAGTCCGAGTGGCAGACACTGTTGTACGGCACCGATGCCAAGGTCGCCCTCGAATGGGCGGGCGGCGAGATCGACTCCCGCTATGAGGGGTTGGTCGAGCGGTTCACCAGGGTCTACCTGAAGAAGGACCCCGGCGAGATGTCCGACCGCAACCGCGCGATCCTCGAACGCTTCGTCACGCCTGCAACCTGCCCGACCTGCCATGGCGCTCGGCTGAACCCCGCCGCGCTCGGCTGCACGATCGACGGCCGCAACATCGCCGAACTCGCCGACCTGGAAGTGGTCGACCTGATCGGCGTGATCGCGGCGACCTCGACGGTCAACGCGGAACCGGTGGTGGCGAGCCTGCTGGAGCGGCTCGGCGATCTGATCGACATCGGCCTCGGATATCTGAGTCTCAACCGCGAGACCTCGACCCTGTCCGGTGGCGAGGCCCAACGCATCAAGACGGTCCGCCATCTGGGGAGCAGCCTCACCGAGATGATCTACATCTTCGACGAGCCGAGCATCGGCCTGCATCCGAGGGACGTCATCAGGCTGACTGGTCTGCTGCGTCGGCTGCGGGACAAGGGCAACACCGTACTGGTGGTCGAGCACGACCGGGACGTCATCGAGATCGCCGACCACGTCGTCGACATCGGACCCGGCGCGGGCGCCGACGGCGGCGAGGTGGTGTATTCCGGCGAGGTGTCGGGCCTGGCAGGCGCGCCGACTCCCACCGGAACCCACCTGCGGCGGCGGATGCCGATCAAGGCCGTCTTCCGGACTCCGACCCACTCGATGCCGATCGAGCACGCCACCCGGCACAATCTCGACGACGTCGGCGTCGACTTACCCGCCGGGGTGTTCACCGTGGTGACCGGGGTGGCCGGCTCCGGGAAGAGCACCCTGATCAACGAGGTCTTCCTCGCCGCGCATCCGGACGCGATCGTGATCGACCAGGCCGCCGTCGGCGTGTCCCTGCGCTCCACCCCGGCGACCTATACCGGGATGATGGACGAGATCCGCAAGCTGTTCGCCAAGGTCAACGGTGTACGCCCCGCGCTGTTCAGCGGCAACTCGGCCGGAGCGTGCCCCGAATGTCAGGGCTTGGGCATCATCTACACCGACCTCGCCTTCATGGACGGTCTCAAGTCGACCTGCGAACGCTGTGCGGGCAGCCGATTCCGGCCGGAGGTGCTCGAGCATCGGGTCCGGGGCCGGTCGATCGCCGACGTGCTGCGGATGCGCGCCGCCGAGGCCGCCGAGTTCTTCGTCGAGAAGCGCATCCAGCAGATCGTGCAGGCCATGATCGATGTCGGACTCGACTACCTCACCCTCGGACAGCCGATGAGCACCCTGTCGGGCGGCGAGTGTCAACGCATCAAACTGGCCACCGAGCTGCACAAGAGCGGCACCGTGTACGTGATGGACGAGCCGACCACGGGCCTGCATATGGCCGATGTCGCGCACCTGCTCGGCATCATCGACCGACTCGTCGACCGGGGGAACTCGGTGATCGTGATCGAGCACGACCTCGACGTCGTCAAGAACGCCGACTGGGTGGTGGATCTCGGCCCGGAAGGCGGCAGCGCGGGCGGTCGGGTCCTCTTCGAGGGGACCCCGGCCGATCTACTCGGCACTGCAGGCTCGCATACCGCCGCCTTCCTCCGCCAGGATCTCGGACTACCGCCGATGACGATCTGA